Proteins encoded by one window of Candidatus Hydrogenedentota bacterium:
- the trxB gene encoding thioredoxin-disulfide reductase gives MENVIIIGSGPAGFTAALYTARANLNPLMLEGELSKDILPGGQLMTTTEVENYPGFPEGVSGPALMDLLRKQALHFGTRIESKTVTKVDFSKRPFTLYCGDEALQTKSVIIATGATARYLGLPSEEKYLNRGVSACATCDGALPRFRNKPLIVVGGGDTAMEEANFLSGFASRVHVVHRRDKFRASPIMADRTIANPKITVEWNSVVDEILGEEKAGVTAVRIKNVQTGELKTIECSGYFSAIGHKPNTDLFVGLLDMDETGYLVTKPGTSLTNIEGVFAAGDVQDKI, from the coding sequence ATGGAAAACGTAATCATTATCGGTTCCGGGCCTGCCGGCTTTACTGCCGCACTCTATACGGCCCGTGCCAACCTGAATCCATTGATGTTGGAAGGCGAGCTCAGCAAGGACATCCTCCCAGGCGGCCAGTTGATGACGACTACCGAAGTGGAGAATTATCCCGGTTTTCCCGAAGGCGTCTCGGGACCCGCGCTGATGGACCTGCTGCGTAAGCAGGCCCTTCACTTCGGCACGCGCATCGAGTCGAAGACGGTTACCAAAGTGGATTTCTCGAAGCGCCCCTTTACGCTGTATTGCGGCGATGAGGCGCTGCAGACGAAGAGCGTGATTATTGCCACGGGTGCGACCGCGCGTTACCTTGGGCTGCCATCGGAAGAGAAGTATCTCAACCGCGGCGTGTCTGCGTGCGCTACCTGCGACGGAGCCTTGCCACGTTTTCGCAATAAGCCGCTTATTGTCGTAGGCGGCGGCGACACCGCTATGGAAGAAGCCAATTTCCTCAGCGGGTTTGCGAGCCGTGTGCATGTCGTGCATCGCCGCGACAAATTCCGCGCGAGCCCGATCATGGCAGACCGCACGATTGCCAATCCGAAAATTACCGTCGAATGGAATTCGGTCGTCGACGAGATCCTTGGCGAAGAAAAGGCGGGCGTGACCGCCGTGCGCATTAAGAACGTGCAGACCGGTGAATTGAAGACCATCGAATGCTCCGGCTACTTCTCGGCCATCGGCCACAAACCCAACACGGACCTCTTCGTGGGGCTGCTCGACATGGATGAAACCGGCTACCTCGTTACGAAACCCGGCACGTCTTTGACCAATATCGAAGGCGTGTTTGCGGCGGGCGACGTGCAAGACAAGATCTA
- a CDS encoding VCBS repeat-containing protein → MKSFQFTGSIIVTLISGFAFADLALAVDSDIAAEVSPGWSLETVAEVDQSYAGWDVEIGDADNDGKNEILTTGCPDSRLYLFKKTEASWETRMLAENLANQNPGMGLSVRAVDLNHDGKKEIILGTGEERGGTAFLYLLETDGRAITRRVVSRPEDINKSSFTHNLAVHDLDNDGADEVISAYCGGGEVIRYDFDAALSKVEARKVYHLSGSGEESIIADVDNDGSMEYVTSNSFRTGKARVEIFEFDANGELMTPPRVAIEGYGGIPCFYASFMVGDINNDGKNELVVGWKREQAVNKTTLLAYRVAEVPALVATLEIETEDLDMAYFEKMMAVADADNDGRDELLVSTRGDASSENITSGRLGRVYRYNVDGVGNVKRELLADFDPAYAESTWLAVGDADNDGRNEIVLATGKGDRTQPGTSHVVILRTTH, encoded by the coding sequence ATGAAATCGTTCCAATTCACGGGTTCGATCATCGTCACTCTTATATCTGGTTTTGCGTTTGCTGACCTCGCTTTGGCCGTCGATTCCGATATAGCTGCAGAAGTCTCGCCAGGCTGGTCCCTTGAGACTGTTGCCGAGGTGGACCAGAGCTATGCAGGGTGGGACGTCGAAATCGGGGATGCCGACAATGACGGCAAGAATGAGATTCTGACAACCGGCTGTCCCGATAGCCGCCTGTACCTATTCAAGAAGACGGAAGCAAGCTGGGAAACGCGTATGCTCGCCGAGAACCTCGCCAATCAGAATCCGGGCATGGGGCTCTCGGTGCGCGCGGTCGATCTAAATCACGACGGAAAAAAGGAAATCATTCTCGGCACGGGCGAAGAACGCGGCGGCACGGCGTTTCTGTATTTGCTGGAAACCGACGGGCGCGCCATCACGCGTCGCGTAGTCTCGCGGCCAGAGGACATCAACAAGAGCAGCTTCACGCACAACCTCGCCGTACACGACCTCGACAACGACGGCGCGGACGAAGTCATCTCGGCGTATTGCGGCGGAGGCGAGGTTATCCGGTACGACTTCGATGCCGCGTTGAGCAAGGTCGAAGCGCGCAAGGTCTACCACCTTTCCGGCTCGGGCGAAGAATCGATCATCGCCGATGTCGACAACGATGGGTCGATGGAGTACGTGACCAGCAATAGCTTTCGCACGGGAAAGGCGCGCGTAGAAATCTTCGAGTTCGACGCCAACGGCGAGTTAATGACGCCCCCGCGCGTGGCAATCGAAGGCTATGGAGGCATCCCGTGTTTCTACGCTTCGTTCATGGTTGGCGACATCAACAACGACGGCAAGAACGAGCTTGTCGTGGGGTGGAAACGTGAACAAGCCGTCAACAAGACCACGCTGCTTGCGTATCGCGTAGCCGAAGTCCCGGCCCTCGTTGCAACGCTTGAGATCGAGACCGAAGACCTCGACATGGCCTACTTCGAGAAAATGATGGCCGTTGCAGACGCGGACAACGACGGCAGAGACGAGCTGCTAGTTTCGACGCGGGGCGATGCTTCCTCGGAGAACATTACCAGCGGGCGATTGGGTCGCGTCTACCGCTACAACGTGGACGGTGTGGGCAACGTCAAACGCGAGCTACTGGCCGACTTCGATCCCGCCTACGCCGAATCTACGTGGCTCGCTGTCGGCGACGCAGATAACGACGGCCGGAACGAAATCGTCCTGGCGACCGGCAAAGGCGACCGCACCCAACCGGGTACATCGCACGTAGTCATTCTCAGGACGACGCACTGA
- a CDS encoding BlaI/MecI/CopY family transcriptional regulator — protein sequence MTRLPGISSAEWRVMQVLWRQSPLTALEVYEALEGQADWHPKTVRTLMGRLLAKGVLRREKRGGVFRFSPSASEEECVREESTSFLQRCFGGRAKPMLAHFIEQEDLSTEDIESLRAMLDQKSSGEKSND from the coding sequence ATGACGAGACTTCCCGGGATTTCGTCGGCGGAGTGGCGGGTGATGCAGGTGCTATGGCGGCAATCGCCGCTGACGGCGCTCGAGGTGTATGAAGCCTTGGAAGGACAGGCCGATTGGCACCCAAAGACAGTACGGACGTTGATGGGGCGTTTGTTGGCAAAGGGGGTCCTGCGGCGCGAAAAGCGTGGTGGGGTGTTTCGGTTCTCCCCGTCGGCGTCGGAAGAAGAATGCGTACGCGAAGAAAGCACGTCGTTCTTGCAGCGGTGCTTCGGCGGGCGAGCGAAGCCCATGCTGGCGCACTTCATCGAGCAGGAAGACCTGAGCACGGAGGACATCGAGTCATTGCGCGCCATGCTGGACCAGAAGTCCAGCGGCGAGAAGTCTAATGACTAG
- a CDS encoding PQQ-binding-like beta-propeller repeat protein: protein MMHGRRSVLIVIGFFVCLMACSSNAKALEELWHFDVFSPARSLPVAVDYDGDGKREVVFSTQHDGSVWSMAADGSVAGRYRRPQWIAGGIAAAEARGAHSYLFAFEESTGKLSLADFATGLNLWLDVPGDPHEGTPPAFADLNGDGTQEIICVRKNGTITAMDRALTVLWQFGADGAFDSAPATAPVFERGSAVYALTTSGILFCVDGQGIPQWQFAMRRPTPQAPSFSDPIVAELLSGSPVVLVGDAAGTLYALDAATGKEYWRRPVATCAIGNPALLDVRPPEGIDIVTVSEKGEIAVLNGSGVVMTRASLPKGDYVPRPLVADVDGDAEPDVLVPTKDWRLLVASLDGQVKDEVSLLGNVRDGAVLADLDDDGLLELLAATDCARIACFRTRARSGWTHPRGGPACSGFIPPITRAVLPESKPRTHSAPERISVSLSDYIEDVPFSTAVVDMGKAQKKLARAVLSDSERVLGAAVRSIETGAFSVPFARYAAGPFSLDLSIVDDHGKVELEYKPIEVTPNAITPVLLPSRDAFVAALNERGSAYALPEQWTPAPYRERNTWSVVHFRADSWMHFGLAAEPFIRDAMPIVGPADSDVRFGPEHPAWNAMQTSTLPFLVSADFPQLRAPYPAPALRAIMSMAGDRFAGFAVNGWPARTWESLENDHKTPKTRTLAQELFRKDFQQLLNQTQGHLYPGSGPWLFAHQAYAWGAPMAYAEIGKDIPCAPLQFAFMRGASRQFGGKPWGVSIGNEFAGATLDTLGPAEAPRIRWTGQGQASGPDCGHSASLEFRLAMAASLAGATFVRNEADAQNDSGFVQKTSDNAYSLSEHGQAFKTWYDFTQTFPERGYPVTPIAFMVDRNHGWRPGQPAFGVWPQGRAEQSLEAVFGHVFPCGDGLDFEQGQLANGPYGDIFDVITDDAPLSVLQTYAVIWPVGDIEVTRALRDSLDDYVAKGGILVIDGGLARWFPESFTGVRVDEDTAFACGIQTALQSITPIAASFRYYRLDALTGTQPIAWTDKGQTLACWHNYKSGLVLVAGTRHWIDISSGLVPIAPVLMRLVADAVSPVSVLGDVEWFVSRTSTGYVVGLINNSGISKSPTVPALVDPTQSRDCVVAVRGEAPTRFVSRMGEFNWNTAANALEVRLAPGGVGVVELVLGGA from the coding sequence ATGATGCACGGAAGACGATCGGTTCTTATTGTGATAGGGTTCTTCGTGTGCCTTATGGCGTGTTCCTCAAACGCCAAGGCGCTCGAAGAGCTTTGGCATTTCGATGTCTTCTCGCCGGCCCGATCGTTACCCGTTGCAGTCGATTACGATGGCGATGGGAAGCGGGAAGTCGTCTTCTCGACACAACACGATGGTTCCGTGTGGAGTATGGCCGCCGATGGGTCCGTCGCAGGCCGCTACCGCAGGCCGCAGTGGATTGCAGGCGGAATTGCCGCGGCCGAGGCGCGCGGCGCCCACTCCTACCTCTTTGCCTTTGAAGAATCCACGGGGAAACTCAGCCTTGCCGATTTTGCCACGGGTCTCAATCTGTGGTTGGATGTACCGGGCGATCCTCACGAGGGCACTCCGCCTGCCTTTGCGGACTTGAATGGCGATGGAACACAGGAAATCATCTGCGTTCGAAAGAACGGAACCATCACCGCCATGGACCGCGCCCTCACCGTCCTCTGGCAGTTCGGCGCCGATGGCGCATTTGACAGCGCGCCAGCCACCGCTCCTGTCTTTGAGCGCGGCTCAGCGGTCTATGCGTTGACCACAAGCGGCATTCTCTTCTGTGTCGATGGCCAAGGGATTCCGCAGTGGCAGTTCGCCATGCGCCGGCCGACTCCTCAAGCTCCTTCATTTTCCGATCCAATCGTCGCGGAATTGCTCTCCGGTAGTCCCGTTGTCTTGGTTGGCGATGCCGCGGGCACGCTGTACGCCTTGGATGCCGCGACCGGCAAAGAATACTGGCGGCGTCCCGTTGCCACATGCGCCATTGGCAATCCGGCCTTACTCGATGTTCGCCCGCCCGAAGGGATCGACATTGTAACTGTCAGCGAGAAGGGCGAGATCGCCGTGCTAAACGGCAGCGGCGTCGTGATGACAAGAGCATCGCTCCCGAAGGGCGACTACGTCCCCAGGCCCCTGGTTGCTGACGTGGATGGCGATGCCGAACCGGACGTGCTCGTTCCGACGAAGGACTGGAGACTTCTCGTTGCGTCTCTGGACGGTCAGGTGAAGGACGAAGTGAGTCTCCTGGGCAATGTGCGCGATGGCGCGGTGCTTGCCGACCTTGACGATGACGGTTTGCTGGAGCTCTTGGCGGCCACGGACTGCGCTCGTATCGCGTGTTTCCGCACACGTGCGCGGTCCGGATGGACACACCCTCGAGGAGGACCTGCATGCTCGGGTTTCATTCCACCCATTACGCGTGCCGTGCTTCCGGAAAGCAAACCTCGCACTCATAGCGCACCGGAGCGTATCTCGGTTTCGCTCTCCGACTACATCGAAGACGTTCCCTTCTCGACCGCTGTAGTCGACATGGGAAAGGCCCAAAAGAAGCTCGCGCGCGCCGTCTTAAGCGATAGCGAACGCGTCCTTGGGGCCGCAGTGCGGTCTATCGAGACCGGCGCCTTTTCGGTGCCCTTTGCGCGATATGCCGCCGGCCCGTTTTCGCTCGATTTATCGATTGTCGACGACCACGGCAAGGTTGAATTGGAGTACAAACCAATTGAAGTAACGCCCAACGCCATTACGCCGGTGTTGCTTCCCAGCCGGGACGCGTTCGTAGCGGCACTTAATGAACGAGGAAGCGCGTATGCGTTGCCTGAACAGTGGACTCCGGCTCCTTACAGAGAGCGCAACACGTGGAGTGTCGTGCATTTCAGAGCCGATTCGTGGATGCACTTCGGACTCGCCGCCGAACCGTTCATTCGCGACGCCATGCCGATTGTGGGACCAGCCGACAGTGACGTGCGCTTTGGACCTGAACATCCCGCGTGGAACGCGATGCAGACCTCGACTCTCCCGTTTCTTGTATCGGCGGACTTCCCGCAACTCAGAGCGCCGTACCCTGCACCTGCCCTGCGCGCAATCATGAGCATGGCTGGAGACCGCTTCGCGGGATTCGCCGTCAACGGTTGGCCGGCGCGCACCTGGGAGAGTCTTGAAAACGACCACAAGACTCCGAAGACGCGGACACTCGCCCAGGAATTGTTTCGCAAAGACTTTCAGCAATTGTTGAATCAGACTCAGGGACACCTCTATCCAGGGAGTGGTCCGTGGTTATTCGCCCATCAAGCGTATGCGTGGGGCGCTCCCATGGCATACGCTGAGATCGGAAAGGATATTCCTTGTGCCCCGCTGCAGTTTGCGTTCATGCGCGGTGCATCCCGGCAGTTTGGTGGAAAGCCTTGGGGAGTCAGTATTGGCAATGAATTTGCCGGCGCCACCCTTGACACCCTTGGACCCGCGGAAGCTCCGCGCATACGCTGGACAGGTCAGGGTCAGGCTTCCGGCCCGGATTGCGGTCATTCCGCGTCTCTCGAATTTCGCCTCGCCATGGCCGCGAGCCTTGCCGGGGCAACATTCGTGCGCAATGAGGCTGACGCCCAGAACGATTCCGGATTCGTTCAAAAGACGTCAGACAATGCCTATTCCCTTTCGGAGCACGGTCAAGCGTTCAAGACATGGTACGACTTTACGCAAACCTTCCCCGAACGCGGCTATCCCGTCACTCCTATCGCCTTCATGGTTGATCGCAACCACGGGTGGCGACCGGGACAACCCGCCTTTGGTGTGTGGCCCCAGGGACGCGCGGAGCAGTCATTGGAGGCAGTCTTCGGCCACGTGTTTCCCTGCGGGGACGGTCTCGATTTCGAACAGGGACAACTTGCAAACGGCCCGTATGGCGACATCTTCGATGTTATTACCGATGACGCGCCGCTCAGTGTTCTCCAAACTTACGCAGTTATCTGGCCGGTGGGCGACATCGAAGTAACGCGCGCGCTCCGTGATTCGCTGGATGACTACGTTGCCAAAGGCGGTATCCTCGTCATTGATGGTGGGCTTGCTCGCTGGTTCCCGGAGTCGTTCACTGGAGTGCGTGTCGACGAGGACACCGCATTCGCCTGCGGCATTCAGACGGCATTGCAGAGCATCACGCCCATCGCGGCGTCGTTTCGCTACTACCGGCTCGATGCACTCACCGGGACGCAACCCATTGCCTGGACAGACAAAGGTCAAACGCTCGCCTGTTGGCACAACTACAAAAGCGGTCTTGTGCTTGTTGCCGGGACACGCCACTGGATCGATATCTCAAGCGGGCTTGTGCCCATCGCACCTGTCCTCATGCGTCTCGTCGCGGATGCCGTCTCCCCGGTCAGTGTCCTGGGGGATGTCGAGTGGTTCGTCAGCCGAACCTCCACGGGCTATGTCGTTGGACTGATCAACAACAGCGGCATTTCCAAGTCCCCGACAGTGCCTGCGCTGGTGGATCCCACCCAGTCACGCGACTGCGTTGTCGCCGTTCGCGGTGAAGCGCCCACACGCTTCGTGTCGCGCATGGGTGAGTTCAACTGGAACACTGCCGCAAATGCCCTCGAGGTGCGCCTTGCTCCCGGAGGTGTCGGTGTCGTCGAGCTTGTGTTGGGTGGCGCATAG
- the hslV gene encoding ATP-dependent protease subunit HslV, with translation MEGIHATTIVSVRRGSQVAIGGDGQVTVGNTVMKHNATKIRRLAEGRVLAGFAGAVSDAFTLFERFEGKLNEYNKSLVRAAVELGKEWRMDKYLRNLEALLAVCDSETSLIIAGSGEVIEPDDGILAIGSGGPFALAAARSLVRHTDMDAEAIVREALNVASEICIYTNNRITVERL, from the coding sequence ATGGAAGGCATTCATGCAACGACAATCGTCAGTGTCCGGCGCGGATCGCAGGTGGCCATCGGCGGGGATGGTCAGGTGACCGTCGGCAACACGGTTATGAAACATAACGCAACCAAGATCCGGCGGTTGGCCGAAGGCCGCGTCTTAGCCGGATTTGCTGGAGCCGTATCCGATGCATTCACGCTTTTCGAGCGATTCGAAGGAAAGCTGAACGAGTACAACAAAAGTCTTGTGCGCGCCGCGGTCGAACTGGGCAAAGAGTGGCGCATGGACAAGTACCTGCGAAATCTCGAGGCCCTGCTGGCCGTATGCGATTCGGAGACATCATTGATCATTGCGGGCAGCGGCGAAGTCATTGAACCGGACGACGGAATTCTTGCCATCGGCTCGGGAGGACCATTTGCGTTGGCAGCGGCGAGGTCTTTGGTACGTCATACGGATATGGACGCAGAGGCAATCGTGCGCGAAGCCCTCAACGTGGCCTCGGAGATCTGCATCTACACGAATAACCGGATTACGGTCGAACGCCTCTGA
- a CDS encoding carboxypeptidase-like regulatory domain-containing protein, which translates to MKKIAGISLLLVALAVLLAWLRYGSPPGKTPASSSYPVQIVSTQPVSPNVQNLPGARRAAFEGHVYSSHGNAIASARVELRKGTEVLASTRTNDQAGFVLAETDASSGLVLMASAEGYATSQCPVDVSVTANRPVEFFLKPLGSIGGIVQGSDGKPLSGFVVTGDGQDGFKATSGTTQDDGRFLLEEFEAGDVRLYAAFAPASAQTSHKFRRQLVDDATFPTISLHKGEHREGVILLLPLQWQTTSGGTVVDPDGKPIKDASIFLTGEEMLAGFTRSDGQGLFQLANLVYSGREHANSRVHLFAEHPDYAPTRANDIPLGDKDIVITMKPLLAGEIVGVVLDKATRMPVTTAQVCIVNNQLGSGSTIQPSYSTLREAVSSGKLRVDREGKFRIPDVGEGTAVLLVYARGYGLTITSPIDVTQGRQNPVEILLDAAGTLHVDLSYSGDMAGREAACQINCRLEGSTEWEPFSGPVGESVFTGAELDGGLVGPKSYEMTLPAGRYQLCVWTNTRVTSVMHSGCFNHSVYTAEVQAGKTTELDIAIGGTGMVQGSVAQHEGQKRYFLFLAPGTEFPQDAIPCAGNPYKMLRYTDGMGAHTLAYQGKYEFNCLQDGTYTIGAFALSETDGSVIQRGFRTVGVKAGSVVNVDFL; encoded by the coding sequence ATGAAGAAGATCGCTGGGATTTCGCTACTCCTGGTGGCGCTGGCGGTGCTATTGGCTTGGCTCAGGTACGGCAGCCCACCGGGTAAGACTCCCGCGTCCTCCTCATACCCCGTGCAAATCGTCTCTACACAACCCGTGTCACCCAATGTGCAAAACCTTCCGGGCGCCCGGCGTGCAGCCTTCGAGGGGCATGTCTATTCATCACACGGCAACGCAATTGCCTCGGCGCGAGTAGAACTCCGAAAGGGAACGGAAGTTCTCGCGTCCACGAGGACGAACGACCAAGCAGGTTTCGTCCTTGCTGAAACCGATGCGAGTTCCGGGTTAGTTCTGATGGCATCAGCGGAGGGTTACGCTACTTCGCAGTGCCCTGTCGACGTCTCTGTCACCGCAAACCGTCCCGTCGAGTTTTTCTTAAAGCCGCTTGGAAGTATCGGAGGAATTGTGCAGGGATCGGATGGGAAACCGCTCAGCGGTTTTGTCGTGACTGGGGATGGGCAGGACGGTTTCAAGGCAACTTCGGGCACGACGCAAGACGATGGACGTTTTCTGCTCGAGGAGTTTGAGGCGGGCGACGTGCGTCTGTACGCCGCCTTTGCTCCTGCTTCAGCACAGACCAGCCACAAGTTCCGAAGACAACTGGTCGATGATGCAACGTTTCCGACGATTTCACTCCATAAGGGTGAGCACCGTGAGGGGGTAATCCTCTTGCTGCCGCTACAATGGCAAACGACGTCAGGCGGGACCGTAGTCGATCCAGACGGGAAACCGATTAAAGACGCCAGCATTTTCTTAACCGGTGAGGAGATGCTTGCCGGCTTCACGCGCTCAGACGGCCAAGGACTGTTTCAACTGGCTAATCTCGTGTATTCGGGAAGAGAGCACGCGAACTCAAGAGTACATCTGTTTGCCGAACACCCAGATTACGCGCCTACCCGCGCGAACGACATTCCTCTTGGTGACAAGGACATCGTCATCACCATGAAGCCGTTGCTTGCGGGCGAAATCGTTGGCGTCGTACTCGACAAGGCGACACGAATGCCCGTCACAACGGCTCAAGTCTGTATTGTAAACAACCAGCTTGGAAGCGGCTCTACGATTCAACCCTCGTACTCGACGCTTCGTGAAGCGGTATCGTCGGGCAAACTCAGGGTCGACCGCGAAGGCAAGTTTCGCATCCCTGATGTCGGTGAAGGAACGGCCGTCCTTCTTGTGTATGCAAGAGGGTATGGACTTACCATCACTTCCCCGATTGACGTTACCCAAGGCCGCCAGAATCCGGTGGAAATACTACTCGACGCCGCGGGAACGCTACACGTGGACCTTTCATACTCCGGCGACATGGCGGGGCGGGAAGCGGCTTGCCAAATTAACTGCCGACTTGAAGGTTCCACCGAATGGGAGCCTTTCTCAGGTCCTGTAGGCGAATCAGTCTTCACAGGAGCCGAACTGGATGGCGGGCTGGTGGGACCGAAGAGCTACGAGATGACCCTCCCGGCAGGGCGATACCAGTTGTGCGTTTGGACCAATACACGGGTCACCTCCGTCATGCATAGCGGCTGCTTCAACCACAGCGTATACACCGCCGAGGTCCAGGCGGGCAAGACAACCGAACTGGACATCGCGATTGGAGGCACGGGCATGGTGCAAGGTTCCGTCGCGCAGCACGAGGGCCAGAAGCGCTATTTCCTGTTTCTCGCGCCAGGGACTGAATTCCCTCAGGATGCGATACCGTGCGCGGGCAACCCGTACAAGATGCTTCGGTATACAGATGGTATGGGGGCTCATACGCTGGCATATCAGGGCAAATACGAATTCAACTGCCTCCAAGATGGTACGTACACCATCGGTGCGTTTGCGCTGAGCGAAACGGACGGTAGCGTAATCCAACGCGGATTCCGAACCGTCGGGGTCAAAGCGGGAAGTGTGGTGAATGTCGACTTCTTGTGA
- a CDS encoding aldehyde dehydrogenase family protein has translation MAGITVRNPLSGEILYNIAEPTDDEIRQVFATAQTAHANVSAMSVQERVAETLKLKRYIMERREQICDKVIRETGKSRLDALLTEIFPVIDLIDYYAKNAAKILADQKAPTPLILMGKKSYVCFEPIGPVLVISPWNYPFTLSFLPTLCAFLAGNSAILKPSKETPLKGVMEDIVKNSGFMPDAIQVFYGTREAATKLIDLKPAKIFFTGSVAAGKKIMAQASQHLIPVELELGGKDPMIVFDDVDLERTVNGALWGAFTNTGQSCTSVERVYVQESIYDQFVAMAKEKAARLSTFASKPDDQGDLDVGTMTTESQLTTLDEHLQDAIDKGATILAGGPRKPGSSIFPPTVLADANNSMKAVTDETFGPLLPIMKFSTEEEAIALANDSPYGLSASVWSKDLERAQRVARKIVTGNVSINNVMATEGNSGLPFGGVKDSGFGRYKGPYGLYTFSNVKSILVDKQSAKLEPNWYPYTKEKYAALSKLIDAAYSGGIMGLIRTAIVGMRLESLARKQRL, from the coding sequence ATGGCCGGTATTACTGTGCGCAATCCACTTAGCGGCGAGATTCTCTACAACATCGCGGAGCCAACCGATGATGAGATACGCCAAGTGTTTGCGACAGCGCAAACCGCCCACGCGAACGTCAGCGCAATGTCCGTGCAAGAACGCGTGGCCGAGACACTTAAGCTTAAGCGCTACATTATGGAGCGCCGCGAACAAATCTGCGACAAGGTCATTCGCGAGACCGGCAAGAGCCGTTTGGACGCCTTGCTTACGGAAATTTTCCCGGTCATCGATCTGATCGATTATTACGCAAAGAACGCGGCCAAGATTCTCGCCGACCAGAAGGCGCCGACACCCCTCATTTTGATGGGCAAGAAGTCATACGTTTGCTTCGAGCCGATAGGACCCGTCCTCGTTATTTCGCCGTGGAATTACCCATTTACCTTGAGCTTCCTACCGACCTTGTGCGCGTTCCTGGCCGGCAATTCCGCCATCTTGAAACCGTCCAAAGAAACCCCGCTCAAGGGTGTCATGGAAGACATCGTGAAAAACAGCGGTTTCATGCCGGATGCCATCCAGGTCTTCTACGGCACTCGCGAAGCGGCCACCAAACTCATTGACCTGAAGCCCGCGAAGATCTTCTTCACGGGAAGTGTTGCGGCAGGCAAAAAGATCATGGCACAAGCATCGCAACACCTTATTCCCGTCGAACTGGAACTCGGCGGGAAAGATCCCATGATTGTCTTTGACGACGTAGACCTCGAACGCACGGTTAATGGCGCGCTGTGGGGCGCCTTCACCAACACCGGCCAAAGCTGTACCTCTGTGGAGCGTGTGTACGTGCAGGAAAGCATCTACGACCAGTTTGTCGCGATGGCCAAGGAAAAGGCCGCCCGCTTGAGTACCTTCGCTTCCAAGCCGGACGATCAGGGCGACCTCGACGTTGGCACCATGACCACGGAAAGTCAATTGACTACCCTCGATGAACACCTCCAGGACGCCATCGACAAAGGTGCGACCATTCTTGCCGGGGGACCGCGTAAGCCAGGCTCTTCCATCTTTCCGCCTACCGTACTCGCAGACGCCAACAACTCCATGAAGGCCGTGACCGACGAGACTTTCGGTCCCTTGTTGCCCATCATGAAGTTCTCAACCGAAGAAGAGGCGATAGCCCTCGCCAATGATTCGCCCTATGGACTGAGCGCAAGCGTTTGGTCCAAAGACCTGGAGCGTGCCCAACGCGTTGCCCGGAAGATCGTGACCGGTAACGTGTCCATCAATAACGTCATGGCCACCGAAGGCAACTCCGGTCTACCCTTCGGCGGCGTGAAGGACAGCGGCTTCGGACGGTACAAGGGCCCGTACGGCCTGTACACGTTCTCCAATGTCAAGTCGATTCTCGTCGACAAACAGAGCGCCAAACTCGAACCCAACTGGTATCCCTACACCAAAGAGAAGTACGCGGCATTGTCCAAACTGATTGACGCCGCGTATTCGGGCGGTATCATGGGTCTGATTCGCACCGCCATCGTTGGCATGCGCCTCGAGTCGCTCGCGCGAAAACAACGGCTTTGA